One window from the genome of Deltaproteobacteria bacterium encodes:
- a CDS encoding ABC transporter permease gives MKKKRIASKILWVLSILTLIFLWSPMILVIVYSFSNNKYGSSWEGFTLKWYAKLISNDQVRDALMRSLIVAGVTVVVSTLIGTITAYGLYKLDFKGKQFLRTSILLPIVFPSVVTGSALLVFFTRLVHIPLGYPSIIIAHIVFCSPLAVFIILGRMQRFDWSWEEAALDLGATPARTFLRVTGPQLLPAIMASAMLIFPWSFDDFVITYFVAGVGSTTLPIYVFSQLRFGSTPVINTIGTLFVTTTMLGLFLVHLIQRMHTGNHTRKGTN, from the coding sequence ATGAAAAAGAAGAGAATCGCATCGAAAATCCTGTGGGTACTGAGTATATTGACCCTGATCTTTCTCTGGTCGCCAATGATTCTTGTGATTGTCTACTCTTTCTCGAACAACAAGTACGGCTCCTCCTGGGAAGGTTTTACCTTGAAATGGTATGCCAAACTCATCTCCAACGACCAGGTCCGGGATGCCCTCATGCGCAGCCTGATCGTTGCCGGTGTGACCGTGGTCGTCTCGACCCTGATCGGGACCATCACGGCCTACGGCCTCTACAAGCTCGATTTCAAAGGTAAGCAATTTTTGAGAACATCCATTCTGCTCCCCATCGTGTTCCCTTCGGTGGTCACCGGCAGCGCCCTGCTGGTTTTCTTCACCCGACTGGTTCACATCCCCCTGGGATACCCCAGCATCATCATCGCCCATATCGTGTTCTGCTCGCCCCTGGCGGTGTTCATCATCCTGGGCAGGATGCAGCGGTTTGACTGGTCATGGGAGGAGGCCGCGCTCGACCTGGGGGCCACACCGGCCAGAACATTTCTCCGGGTTACGGGACCCCAGCTTCTGCCGGCCATTATGGCATCGGCCATGCTGATCTTTCCCTGGTCATTCGACGATTTCGTCATCACCTATTTCGTGGCAGGTGTCGGCAGTACGACACTGCCCATATATGTCTTCTCGCAGCTACGCTTCGGTTCGACACCGGTCATCAACACCATCGGGACCCTCTTTGTCACCACTACCATGCTTGGCCTTTTTCTGGTGCATTTGATCCAGAGAATGCATACAGGCAACCACACAAGGAAAGGAACAAATTGA
- a CDS encoding ABC transporter ATP-binding protein produces the protein MSGLNADSNANQSDICLELKDVVKQFPGVTAVDHISLEIEEGEIFSFLGPSGCGKSTLLRIVAGLENQDQGDVLIGGKLVNDLPPYKRDCSTVFQSHALFPHMTVFDNIGFGLVERKIPKPEIKQRVQNKINLVNLGGMEDRFPHQLSGGQMQRVALARSLVLEPTVLLLDEPLAALDRKLRKEMQVELKRIQREVGTTFLNVTHDQKEALSLSDRIAVMKKGKLLQIGTPDEIYETPHTRFVASFMGASNIFSGRVVGARDGMLTFKSDVGLQVALPESNDIPADQITGFSVHPELIDLSPEGADTPAACSATDVSLPGTIKEVFYLGDFSEMSVKIDDADINLTVYMTRGWSGPKMKMAEGQRVVALWSAASMNLLVD, from the coding sequence ATGAGCGGTTTAAATGCCGACAGCAACGCAAACCAGTCGGATATTTGTCTCGAATTAAAGGATGTGGTCAAACAATTTCCAGGTGTTACCGCCGTGGATCACATCAGTTTGGAAATAGAGGAGGGTGAAATTTTTTCGTTTCTGGGACCCAGCGGCTGCGGCAAATCCACCCTGCTGAGAATCGTGGCCGGTCTGGAAAATCAGGATCAGGGGGACGTGCTGATCGGCGGGAAGCTGGTCAACGATCTGCCGCCCTATAAACGGGACTGCAGCACCGTTTTCCAGAGCCATGCATTGTTCCCGCACATGACCGTCTTCGACAACATCGGGTTCGGCCTGGTGGAGCGAAAAATACCAAAACCCGAAATAAAGCAACGCGTTCAAAATAAAATCAATCTGGTCAACCTTGGAGGGATGGAAGACCGTTTTCCCCATCAGCTCAGCGGCGGGCAGATGCAGCGCGTCGCTCTAGCCAGATCGCTTGTCCTGGAGCCCACGGTTCTGCTTTTGGACGAACCCCTGGCGGCCCTGGATAGAAAATTGCGCAAGGAGATGCAGGTCGAGCTCAAACGCATCCAGCGTGAGGTGGGGACCACCTTTCTGAACGTCACCCATGACCAAAAAGAGGCCCTCAGCCTCTCCGACCGCATTGCCGTCATGAAAAAAGGCAAGCTGCTGCAAATCGGGACACCCGACGAAATTTACGAAACGCCCCATACGCGGTTCGTGGCATCTTTTATGGGGGCTTCCAACATATTCTCCGGCAGGGTTGTCGGGGCACGTGACGGCATGTTGACGTTCAAGTCCGACGTGGGATTGCAGGTGGCCCTCCCGGAATCCAACGACATTCCGGCCGATCAGATCACCGGCTTCTCCGTCCACCCGGAACTCATCGACCTTTCACCCGAAGGCGCCGATACACCCGCCGCCTGCAGTGCGACGGACGTTTCGCTGCCGGGAACCATTAAAGAGGTCTTCTACCTCGGTGACTTCAGCGAAATGTCGGTGAAAATCGACGACGCGGATATCAACCTTACCGTTTACATGACGAGAGGGTGGAGCGGCCCCAAGATGAAAATGGCCGAAGGGCAGCGCGTGGTCGCCCTGTGGTCCGCCGCAAGCATGAACCTTTTAGTGGATTGA
- a CDS encoding ABC transporter permease has translation MQALDDAAASRAQATKREKRKLALEISAYLSPIIIIVGVFVFAPLAIILFFSFLKSGPYGQIVYQFTLENIVAIWGGGYGKVFLKSVYLAFQTNLLCILFGYPIAYYITRFGGKWKTLWIFLIIVPSWSSYLIRLYALKTLVGTKGTINTFLMDIGLISDPIQILYTNFAVTMALVFAWLPFMILPIYAALEGLDPSVLEAAADLGATPFRRFFRVTLPLTRGGLLAGSILVFIPTVGEWLVPHIFGGSKIMMAGSLVAHKFTAVGNIPQGSSLAIMLAATLVLILYLIIKWGGREALEKAL, from the coding sequence ATGCAAGCGTTGGATGACGCAGCCGCTTCGAGGGCCCAGGCCACCAAAAGGGAAAAACGCAAACTGGCCTTGGAAATCAGCGCCTACTTAAGCCCTATCATCATTATCGTCGGTGTTTTTGTCTTCGCCCCCTTGGCCATTATCCTGTTCTTCAGTTTTTTGAAATCAGGACCCTACGGCCAGATTGTCTACCAATTCACTCTCGAGAACATCGTCGCCATTTGGGGTGGTGGATACGGCAAGGTTTTCCTGAAATCGGTCTACCTGGCCTTTCAGACGAACCTCCTTTGCATCCTGTTCGGATATCCCATCGCCTACTACATCACCCGCTTCGGCGGAAAATGGAAAACGTTGTGGATATTTCTGATCATTGTTCCTTCGTGGTCCTCCTACCTCATCCGTTTGTATGCGCTCAAAACGCTGGTGGGAACCAAGGGGACCATCAACACGTTTTTAATGGATATCGGCCTGATCTCCGATCCGATCCAGATTTTGTACACCAACTTCGCCGTAACCATGGCTTTGGTGTTCGCCTGGCTGCCCTTCATGATCCTGCCTATCTATGCAGCCCTGGAAGGTCTGGACCCTTCGGTTCTGGAGGCAGCCGCCGATCTCGGCGCAACGCCCTTTCGCCGATTTTTCCGGGTCACCCTGCCGTTGACCCGCGGAGGGCTTCTGGCCGGATCCATACTCGTATTCATCCCCACCGTCGGCGAATGGCTGGTGCCGCACATATTCGGGGGATCCAAAATCATGATGGCCGGGTCCCTGGTAGCCCACAAATTCACGGCCGTGGGCAATATCCCCCAGGGCTCCAGCCTGGCGATCATGCTGGCAGCCACCCTGGTCCTGATCCTCTACCTCATCATTAAATGGGGCGGCAGGGAAGCCCTGGAGAAGGCCCTATGA
- a CDS encoding EamA family transporter, translated as MNHISLLSLAIAFSSGVAMTMKIANARKLNFGQFLATNYLVCSVGVIGWGAWRTLAFNSAFIWFLGVFVGIMYVLCLWLFNRAIEVGGLALSTTLMRLSAALPTLGSLMIFAEKVSPFQILGIVLAIMCLPLANKEPLHLNQAWRGMIWGLLLFAAYGLTDFAFKVQAELEPAADPNAFIATIFGTALFLTLPNFFKGSTPSRQCLLWGSVLGTTNVLATYFWVRALEHIPGSVAYPTLGLGVIAVTTLASLVIWRERLYPANWAFLALASVAVLLINIG; from the coding sequence ATGAATCACATCTCACTCCTTTCTCTGGCCATCGCTTTCTCGAGCGGTGTGGCGATGACCATGAAGATCGCAAATGCGAGAAAGCTCAATTTCGGTCAGTTTCTGGCCACAAACTATCTGGTGTGCAGTGTGGGGGTGATAGGCTGGGGTGCCTGGCGAACCCTGGCATTCAATTCAGCTTTCATCTGGTTCCTGGGGGTCTTCGTTGGAATCATGTACGTGCTTTGCCTATGGCTCTTTAATCGAGCCATCGAAGTCGGCGGACTCGCACTGTCCACAACACTGATGCGGCTATCGGCGGCACTTCCCACACTGGGGTCCCTGATGATCTTCGCCGAAAAGGTATCCCCTTTCCAGATTTTGGGTATCGTGCTGGCAATCATGTGCCTGCCCTTGGCAAATAAGGAACCGTTGCATCTCAATCAAGCCTGGCGGGGGATGATCTGGGGATTGCTGCTGTTCGCAGCGTACGGCCTGACCGACTTCGCCTTCAAGGTGCAGGCTGAACTGGAACCGGCCGCCGATCCTAACGCGTTCATTGCCACTATCTTTGGTACGGCATTGTTCCTGACCTTGCCTAATTTTTTCAAGGGTTCCACTCCAAGCCGGCAATGCCTCCTCTGGGGATCCGTGCTCGGCACAACCAACGTCCTGGCCACCTATTTTTGGGTCCGTGCTCTGGAGCACATTCCGGGTTCCGTCGCCTATCCAACCTTGGGCCTGGGGGTAATTGCCGTCACCACCTTGGCCAGCCTGGTGATCTGGCGAGAGAGGCTTTACCCGGCCAACTGGGCATTCCTGGCGCTGGCGAGTGTGGCCGTGTTGTTGATCAACATAGGGTGA